One Frankia alni ACN14a DNA window includes the following coding sequences:
- a CDS encoding class II glutamine amidotransferase yields the protein MCHLFAMSSGPKRIKATFWLLDAPDSPRAATLRTPDGAGLGAFDADGVPQVVRQAIRSRADTAFAREAQDVTSSTFVAHVRHASTGRASDANTHPFVRDGRIFAHNGVIEGLGKLDAELGTAGLPVLGDTDSERFFALVTREIDAHDGDVGEGIAAAARWAAQNLPLYSINMILITAGELWALRYPDTNGLYVLQRGAGGRNGRHLDHASPFSEIRVRSLDLLDEPAVVVESERMDEDPRWRLMDSGELLHVAADLTVTSRIVLDGPPVHQLSLEDLRPEAAVSQTTSVPDLPMSA from the coding sequence ATGTGCCACCTGTTCGCGATGAGTAGTGGCCCGAAGCGGATCAAGGCCACGTTCTGGCTGCTGGACGCGCCCGACAGCCCACGCGCCGCCACCCTGCGAACGCCGGACGGCGCTGGCCTCGGCGCCTTCGACGCGGACGGCGTCCCGCAGGTGGTGAGGCAGGCGATCCGCAGCCGTGCGGACACGGCGTTCGCCCGGGAGGCGCAGGACGTCACCTCGTCGACCTTCGTCGCGCACGTGCGCCATGCCTCCACCGGCCGGGCCAGCGACGCCAACACGCACCCGTTCGTCCGCGACGGGCGGATCTTCGCCCACAACGGGGTGATCGAGGGCCTGGGCAAGCTGGACGCGGAGCTCGGCACGGCCGGCCTGCCGGTGCTCGGCGACACCGACTCCGAGCGCTTCTTCGCGCTGGTCACCCGGGAGATCGACGCCCACGACGGCGACGTCGGCGAGGGCATCGCCGCGGCGGCGCGCTGGGCGGCGCAGAACCTTCCCCTTTACTCGATCAACATGATTCTCATCACCGCCGGGGAGCTGTGGGCCCTGCGCTACCCGGACACCAACGGCCTGTACGTGCTCCAGCGTGGCGCCGGCGGACGCAACGGCCGCCACCTCGACCACGCCAGCCCGTTCAGCGAGATCCGGGTCCGTTCCCTCGACCTGCTCGACGAGCCGGCGGTGGTGGTCGAGAGCGAGCGGATGGACGAGGACCCGCGCTGGCGGCTGATGGACAGCGGCGAGCTGCTCCACGTCGCGGCCGATCTCACGGTGACCTCGCGGATCGTGCTCGACGGGCCGCCCGTCCACCAGCTTTCCCTGGAGGACCTGCGACCCGAGGCCGCCGTGTCGCAGACCACCTCGGTCCCCGATCTGCCGATGTCCGCCTGA
- a CDS encoding glycosyltransferase family 4 protein gives MAESVRSRNALCILFFCEQYPPVVWDGAGSYTATLAVALARLGHEVHVLCAQGHRVVDSLQDGVHVHRRPLLRVPVTRGLGPVGARLRGPLYPRDSITLRVSLPLSYSFWLRRLGLRPDVIETQDGETRGLLQALYRTLPLAIHLHCPTMLTVQLAGQPLGCKGRLADRLDRISADRAAVVTSPSQLLVDTLREHGWLGRRAVEVIPNPFDAHPWLDVPDVAGTAPMVAAVGRLEAYKGVDVLLDASARLNRAGVAHRLVLAGRPAGTIGGAPAGSWLARRARELGLQVEFPGHLSAGELRALYRRARAVAVPSRFESFSIAAVEAMAAGRPVVTTTRTGVAPFVERWGSGTAVPPDDAEALAAALAPFLLDPARAAACGARGRLGVTEIDPAAIARRKEDAYRRGIAQFATACAPPPAGGRRAARPAAPPAPTALPAPTAHAPPGPAAPGTPFPCRPPRIRR, from the coding sequence ATGGCGGAGTCGGTCCGATCGCGCAACGCCCTGTGCATCCTGTTCTTCTGCGAGCAGTACCCGCCGGTCGTCTGGGACGGCGCGGGCAGCTACACGGCGACGCTGGCCGTCGCGCTCGCGCGGCTCGGGCACGAGGTGCACGTGCTCTGCGCCCAGGGTCACCGGGTCGTCGACTCCCTGCAGGACGGGGTGCACGTGCATCGCCGGCCGCTGCTGCGGGTTCCGGTCACCCGCGGGCTCGGCCCGGTCGGGGCGCGGCTGCGCGGGCCGCTGTACCCGCGGGACTCGATCACGCTGCGGGTCAGCCTGCCGTTGTCCTACAGCTTCTGGCTGCGCCGCCTTGGCCTGCGCCCCGACGTGATCGAGACGCAGGACGGGGAGACCCGCGGCCTGCTCCAGGCGCTGTACCGCACCCTTCCGCTCGCGATCCACCTGCACTGCCCGACCATGCTCACCGTCCAGCTCGCCGGCCAGCCGCTCGGGTGCAAGGGCCGGCTCGCCGACCGTCTCGACCGGATCTCCGCCGATCGCGCCGCCGTGGTGACCTCACCGTCGCAGCTCCTCGTCGACACCCTGCGCGAACATGGCTGGCTGGGCCGGCGCGCCGTGGAGGTCATCCCGAACCCGTTCGACGCCCATCCCTGGCTCGACGTCCCGGACGTCGCCGGCACGGCGCCGATGGTCGCGGCGGTCGGCCGCCTGGAGGCGTACAAGGGGGTGGACGTTCTGCTCGACGCGTCGGCGCGGCTCAACCGCGCGGGCGTCGCCCACCGGCTGGTGCTCGCCGGGCGCCCCGCCGGCACGATCGGCGGCGCCCCCGCCGGCAGCTGGCTCGCCCGGCGGGCCCGGGAGCTCGGCCTACAGGTGGAGTTCCCCGGCCATCTGTCAGCCGGCGAGCTCCGCGCCCTCTACCGCCGGGCCCGGGCCGTCGCGGTGCCCAGCCGCTTCGAGAGCTTCTCGATCGCCGCCGTCGAGGCGATGGCGGCCGGGCGGCCGGTGGTGACCACGACCCGGACAGGCGTGGCACCGTTCGTCGAGCGCTGGGGGTCCGGGACCGCCGTCCCGCCCGACGACGCCGAGGCGCTGGCCGCCGCCCTCGCCCCGTTCCTGCTCGACCCCGCGCGGGCCGCCGCCTGCGGCGCCCGGGGCCGGCTCGGGGTCACCGAGATCGACCCGGCGGCGATCGCTCGCCGCAAGGAGGACGCCTACCGCCGCGGCATCGCCCAGTTCGCCACGGCCTGCGCGCCACCGCCGGCCGGCGGGCGGCGGGCGGCGAGACCCGCCGCACCCCCTGCGCCCACCGCGCTCCCTGCGCCCACCGCGCACGCTCCGCCCGGACCCGCCGCGCCCGGTACCCCGTTCCCCTGCCGCCCACCCCGAATCCGACGGTGA
- a CDS encoding PfkB family carbohydrate kinase, which translates to MTAAAEAPRFLVAGAFVLDCLVSTPRLPGWGEDVRADAMRTAPGGKALNQAVTLARLGLPVTAVGAVGTDGVGAAVRAALAGEGVDVSAMTVVPHVPTPVCVVHVRGDGEKAVVWRVPEALAVTGDQVHAAAAATGGPVDAALVTFEFAERAADLVTAAAKAATRVVVNPAPAPGDPAVVAAVAWEQVDILVPNEAEARALLAGRAAARGPAGRLAEAVAETLGVPTVCVTLGERGCVLRTGGATTVHPAVAATVIDATGASDAFTAVLAARLVAGDDPATAVHHARAAAALTVGRVGAYEALPTAGELRELVFGPRRRSG; encoded by the coding sequence GTGACGGCGGCGGCCGAGGCGCCGCGGTTTCTCGTCGCCGGCGCGTTCGTGCTCGACTGCCTCGTCAGCACCCCGCGGCTGCCGGGGTGGGGCGAGGATGTGCGGGCCGACGCGATGCGGACCGCGCCGGGTGGGAAGGCGCTCAACCAGGCGGTGACCCTGGCACGGCTCGGCCTGCCGGTGACCGCGGTGGGGGCGGTCGGAACGGACGGCGTGGGGGCGGCCGTGCGGGCGGCGCTTGCCGGCGAGGGGGTGGACGTGTCGGCGATGACGGTGGTCCCGCACGTGCCGACGCCCGTCTGCGTCGTCCATGTGCGGGGTGACGGCGAGAAGGCGGTTGTCTGGCGGGTCCCCGAGGCGCTGGCCGTCACCGGAGACCAGGTCCACGCCGCCGCGGCGGCGACGGGCGGCCCGGTCGACGCGGCCCTGGTGACGTTCGAGTTCGCCGAACGGGCCGCGGACCTCGTCACCGCCGCCGCCAAGGCCGCCACGCGGGTTGTCGTCAACCCGGCGCCGGCGCCGGGCGACCCGGCGGTCGTCGCGGCCGTTGCGTGGGAGCAGGTCGACATCCTCGTCCCCAACGAGGCCGAGGCCCGCGCGCTGCTGGCCGGGCGGGCCGCCGCCCGCGGGCCCGCCGGGCGGCTCGCCGAAGCGGTCGCCGAGACGCTCGGCGTCCCGACCGTCTGCGTCACCCTGGGCGAACGGGGATGTGTGCTGCGGACCGGCGGCGCGACGACCGTCCACCCCGCCGTCGCGGCGACGGTGATCGACGCGACCGGGGCCAGCGACGCCTTCACGGCCGTGCTCGCCGCCCGCCTGGTCGCGGGCGACGACCCGGCCACCGCCGTCCACCACGCACGGGCCGCCGCGGCGCTCACGGTGGGCCGGGTCGGTGCCTACGAGGCGCTTCCCACCGCCGGCGAGCTCCGCGAGCTGGTCTTCGGCCCACGGCGGCGGTCGGGATAG
- a CDS encoding DUF11 domain-containing protein: MSIFRFGRVRGRLLLAAALLGSPLVVAGTFVAPPGALADETPSPEHADAAAPDLSVAIDDGHTDVRAGDHLTYTVRIRNIGTVDATDLLVTQTLPAGARFGSADRDGAFRDGTVTWRTDLRSGRNTVFGVRAEVTKPPPGLLRLAAVVCVAAHADSRPIVCAADSDRLPAGGAAAGSAGGGGRGWAGLPGWLLALCGALAAALALGAGLFLRYRRSPRHRRSPGREGRTHQGDHLVAIPGPRSDRNPQGDAGEEAGPSSPDETVRL; this comes from the coding sequence ATGAGCATCTTCCGTTTCGGGCGCGTGCGTGGGCGGCTTCTGCTGGCCGCCGCCCTGCTCGGCAGCCCCCTCGTCGTGGCCGGTACGTTCGTGGCCCCGCCCGGCGCCCTCGCCGACGAGACGCCGTCGCCGGAGCACGCCGATGCGGCTGCTCCCGATCTCTCGGTCGCGATCGACGATGGTCACACCGATGTCAGGGCGGGCGACCATCTCACCTATACGGTCAGGATCCGCAACATCGGCACGGTCGACGCGACCGATCTCCTGGTCACCCAGACACTCCCCGCGGGCGCCCGGTTCGGCTCGGCTGATCGTGACGGCGCGTTCAGGGACGGCACGGTCACCTGGCGGACCGACCTGCGTTCCGGTCGCAACACCGTGTTCGGCGTTCGGGCCGAGGTGACGAAGCCACCGCCCGGCCTGCTCCGGCTCGCGGCGGTCGTGTGCGTGGCCGCGCACGCCGACAGCAGGCCGATCGTCTGCGCCGCCGACTCGGACCGGTTGCCCGCCGGCGGCGCTGCCGCGGGCTCCGCGGGCGGGGGCGGTCGTGGCTGGGCCGGCCTGCCCGGCTGGCTCCTGGCGCTGTGCGGGGCCCTGGCCGCGGCGCTCGCACTCGGTGCGGGTCTGTTCCTGCGCTACCGACGCTCGCCTCGGCACCGACGGTCGCCTGGTCGAGAGGGGCGGACCCACCAGGGGGATCACCTTGTGGCGATACCCGGCCCGCGGTCGGACCGGAACCCCCAGGGCGATGCGGGCGAGGAGGCCGGCCCCAGCAGCCCCGACGAGACCGTCCGGCTCTAG